One window of the Marinilactibacillus sp. Marseille-P9653 genome contains the following:
- the ylqF gene encoding ribosome biogenesis GTPase YlqF, which produces MTIQWYPGHMAKAKRQFLEKLKLVDVVFELVDARIPYSSRNPDLVDMIGDKPRITILMKSDLADMKKVNEWIRYYESQGIYAISINAKEGQGMKEVIKLAKVALTTFFEKREKKGLKPRAIRAVCVGIPNVGKSTLINRFARKNIAQTGNRPGVTKSQQWIKYGKELELLDTPGILWPKFEDQEVGKRLALTGAIKDALLNLDDIALFGMDYLVQHYPGALSSRYKFDQELEKGMELPELLMEITRLRGFKEDYERTAQALIYELRDGKLGRITLETPDDIFTESDENEEADN; this is translated from the coding sequence ATATGGCCAAAGCTAAAAGACAATTTCTTGAAAAACTTAAGTTAGTAGATGTGGTATTTGAACTGGTTGATGCTCGAATCCCTTATTCAAGTCGAAACCCTGATTTAGTAGATATGATTGGAGATAAGCCAAGAATCACCATATTGATGAAAAGCGATTTAGCTGATATGAAAAAAGTTAATGAATGGATCAGATATTACGAGTCTCAAGGCATTTATGCAATTTCCATCAATGCAAAAGAAGGTCAGGGGATGAAAGAAGTCATCAAACTGGCTAAAGTAGCGCTGACTACTTTTTTTGAAAAAAGAGAGAAAAAAGGGTTAAAACCACGCGCAATCAGAGCCGTATGTGTAGGTATTCCTAATGTTGGGAAATCTACTTTGATTAATCGCTTCGCTCGTAAAAATATTGCTCAGACAGGTAATAGACCTGGTGTAACAAAATCACAGCAATGGATTAAGTACGGTAAAGAGCTCGAATTATTGGATACTCCAGGTATTTTATGGCCTAAATTCGAAGATCAAGAAGTTGGCAAACGATTGGCTTTAACAGGGGCAATTAAAGATGCCTTATTGAATCTTGACGATATTGCACTTTTTGGAATGGATTACTTGGTTCAACATTACCCAGGGGCCTTATCATCTCGTTATAAATTTGATCAAGAACTTGAAAAAGGAATGGAATTACCGGAATTATTAATGGAAATTACACGACTAAGAGGCTTCAAAGAAGACTATGAACGAACAGCACAAGCATTGATATATGAGCTAAGAGACGGTAAGTTAGGTAGAATCACTCTTGAAACACCGGATGACATATTTACGGAAAGTGATGAAAATGAAGAAGCAGACAATTAA